gcaagcgtatgttttgaagctgatgccaatggaattgctccgagtctgtgatgatgtaggtacagccgataacaaaaatgactctatcctgtaactgttcaggttgtctagtgcttgccgtaagaggaacacagtaggcaactccctgagaagtaagaaaatacgaaaagtcctaccgactgcgttcctttttttgtgtcaggaggtgaagaacgtctccaacggaagcgtgaaatgagcgaaaacgtgggaagcattgcattcgaaatgcttgtgaaatttccaattactcagtgagtgtcgacaaaacacgtaaatcctctactccaacgtatgagacctaacgactgctgcggtttgtttttgcattgtgtgtcagcattcttcgatagtctgctacgagcttagcgcgacacgtttgtagacagcattcaggcgacgtttaattagtaacagctccatgcagcgatagcacagctgtgaaggacatgagtcaatgtacagctgtgcatcgtgggatgttctctattgtcgtgtgagcccggatagctcagtcggtagagcattaggcttttaacctaagggtccagggttcaagtccctgttcgggcggaaattttaatactttggtagcgattcctctggtagcggtggaaacactacggaaaagaatgcagctacgccgttttctgatgccacatagctttaaaccgtagaagttgcatgtgtcggagaacctcgacctacgggcagtcgtggccgagtggttaaggcgtctgactcgaaatcagattccctctgggagcgtaggttcgaatcctaccggctgcgtgcgattttgcgtaaagaggagcaaatattttcacacacgtgaacgcggttgcaaaccgatggcgccatcttcaacaagacgaaaatttccgtttaacaatactgagtgtcgcgacggctgctgcttactgtggctaccggttttcctctcactgacgctgggactgcagaaagccgtcgcaggcccacgagtgcgctcccgtcattttctcgcgtcgacgccgagttcgtgagtacacagacgtgcttggaagcgttggacagagccaacattcatttctctcttttttaagaatcgcaattcagtcattcgagtgcggaaaaagcaatggtgcagcgtttcttttcttaagatctcgcagctacttgcaagtatgtcgaccacttaagacgacagaaaactagcgtcagcggtgcgtcagtgggaagtcggtgaagtcgccattggagccataagccagtaattacgtcatgcgaatcactcgcacgccacgcagctgtacgatagctcagtcggtagagcgtttgattttcaaccaaagggtgttgggttcaacgccatgtctaggcgaaaattaatacactttcgtaacggctaatgtgctggcaatggaaacactacagaaaagagtgaggccacgccgctttctgccattggattgcttctaaaggtgcactttcacgtgtcggaagacgctactgctaccggcagtcgtggccgagtggttaaggcgtctgacttgaaatcagattccctctgggagcgtaggttcgagtcctgccgactgcggaaattttgtagctctcaaaagatgggcgttcagctgcattctagcagttgcgtcactactaaacacgtgggtcgccggcaatgtgcagtattattggctgcagcgctacagtcgcacccagaagccacagctcatcgcctcgtcacactgccgtccaccaggtgtgagtgcaagtgtcgcctctctgggcagtgcagatgtgtccattttagcttgcagacaattacgtgtagcaatttatgagctaacgcaagtcaaatgttttagcgtgtgtatctgctagatactgcctctcacatggtagagaggctcactccttcttgtgtctcgttctctgcacacgagttgcacgtggcatcgatatagcaaaggttttctagagaaagcgaagtcaatattacatgaatcgagtcgacatgtttgcttcttacgatgatggaatcagaagaaatgtgtgtggtacttcactgcatctgctgctcgcctttcagcgtccctatgtcttatcagacgaagatgactgtgaaattggcggcgattcagaggttaacgaagacgcgcaaatctgcggacttacgtgtgagccgaaatagctcagttgggagagcgttagactgaagatctaaaggtccctggttcgatcccgggtttcggcaagcgtatgttttgaagctgatgccaatggaattgctccgagtctgtgatgatgtaggtacagccgataacaaaaatgactctatcctgtaactgttcaggttgtctagtgcttgccgtaagaggaacacagtaggcaactgcctgagaagtaagaaaatacgaaaagtcctaccgactgcgttcctttttttgtgtcaggaggtgaagaacgtctccaacggaaccgtgaaatgagcgaaaacgtgggaagcattgcattcgaaatgcttgtgaaatttccaattactcagtgagtgtcgacaaaacacgtaaatcctctactccaacgtatgagacctaacgactgctgcggtttgtttttgcattgtgtgtcagcattcttcgatagtctgctacgagcttagcgcgacacgtttgtagacagcattcaggcgacgtttaattagtaacagctccatgcagcgatagcacagctgtgaaggacatgagtcaatgtacagctgtgcatcgtgggatgttctctattgtcgtgtgagcccggatagctcagtcggtagagcattaggcttttaacctaagggtccagggttcaagtccctgttcgggcggaaattttaatactttggtagcgattcctctggtagcggtggaaacactacggaaaagaatgcagctacgccgttttctgatgccacatagctttaaaccgtagaagttgcatgtgtcggagaacctcgacctacgggcagtcgtggccgagtggttaaggcgtctgactcgaaatcagattccctctgggagcgtaggttcgaatcctaccggctgcgtgcgattttgcgtaaagaggagcaaatattttcacacacgtgaacgcggttgcaaaccgatggcgccatcttcaacaagacgaaaatttccgtttaacaatactgagtgtcgcgacggctgctgcttactgtggctaccggttttcctctcactgacgctgggactgcagaaagccgtcgcaggcccacgagtgcgctcccgtcattttctcgcgtcgacgccgagttcgtgagtacacagacgtgcttggaagcgttggacagagccaacattcatttctctcttttttaagaatcgcaattcagtcattcgagtgcggaaaaagcaatggtgcagcgtttcttttcttaagatctcgcagctacttgcaagtatgtcgaccacttaagacgacagaaaactagcgtcagcggtgcgtcagtgggaagtcggtgaagtcgccattggagccataagccagtaattacgtcatgcgaatcactcgcacgccacgcagctgtacgatagctcagtcggtagagcgtttgattttcaaccaaagggtgttgggttcaacgccatgtctaggcgaaaattaatacactttcgtaacggctaatgtgctggcaatggaaacactacagaaaagagtgaggccacgccgctttctgccattggattgcttctaaaggtgcactttcacgtgtcggaagacgctactgctaccggcagtcgtggccgagtggttaaggcgtctgacttgaaatcagattccctctgggagcgtaggttcgagtcctgccgactgcggaaattttgtagctctcaaaagatgggcgttcagctgcattctagcagttgcgtcactactaaacacgtgggtcgccggcaatgtgcagtattattggctgcagcgctacagtcgcacccagaagccacagctcatcgcctcgtcacactgccgtccaccaggtgtgagtgcaagtgtcgcctctctgggcagtgcagatgtgtccattttagcttgcagacaattacgtgtagcaatttatgagctaacgcaagtcaaatgttttagcgtgtgtatctgctagatactgcctctcacatggtagagaggctcactccttcttgtgtctcgttctctgcacacgagttgcacgtggcatcgatatagcaaaggttttctagagaaagcgaagtcaatattacatgaatcgagtcgacatgtttgcttcttacgatgatggaatcagaagaaatgtgtgtggtacttcactgcatctgctgctcgcctttcagcgtccctatgtcttatcagacgaagatgactgtgaaattggcggcgattcagaggttaacgaagacgcgcaaatctgcggacttacgtgtgagccgaaatagctcagttgggagagcgttagactgaagatctaaaggtccctggttcgatcccgggtttcggcaagcgtatgttttgaagctgatgccaatggaattgctccgagtctgtgatgatgtaggtacagccgataacaaaaatgactctatcctgtaactgttcaggttgtctagtgcttgccgtaagaggaacacagtaggcaactgcctgagaagtaagaaaatacgaaaagtcctaccgactgcgttcctttttttgtgtcaggaggtgaagaacgtctccaacggaaccgtgaaatgagcgaaaacgtgggaagcattgcattcgaaatgcttgtgaaatttccaattactcagtgagtgtcgacaaaacacgtaaatcctctactccaacgtatgagacctaacgactgctgcggtttgtttttgcattgtgtgtcagcattcttcgatagtctgctacgagcttagcgcgacacgtttgtagacagcattcaggcgacgtttaattagtaacagctccatgcagcgatagcacagctgtgaaggacatgagtcaatgtacagctgtgcatcgtgggatgttctctattgtcgtgtgagcccggatagctcagtcggtagagcattaggcttttaacctaagggtccagggttcaagtccctgttcgggcggaaattttaatactttggtagcgattcctctggtagcggtggaaacactacggaaaagaatgcagctacgccgttttctgatgccacatagctttaaaccgtagaagttgcatgtgtcggagaacctcgacctacgggcagtcgtggccgagtggttaaggcgtctgactcgaaatcagattccctctgggagcgtaggttcgaatcctaccggctgcgtgcgattttgcgtaaagaggagcaaatattttcacacacgtgaacgcggttgcaaaccgatggcgccatcttcaacaagacgaaaatttccgtttaacaatactgagtgtcgcgacggctgctgcttactgtggctaccggttttcctctcactgacgctgggactgcagaaagccgtcgcaggcccacgagtgcgctcccgtcattttctcgcgtcgacgccgagttcgtgagtacacagacgtgcttggaagcgttggacagagccaacattcatttctctcttttttaagaatcgcaattcagtcattcgagtgcggaaaaagcaatggtgcagcgtttcttttcttaagatctcgcagctacttgcaagtatgtcgaccacttaagacgacagaaaactagcgtcagcggtgcgtcagtgggaagacggtgaagtcgccattggagccataagccagtaattacgtcatgcgaatcactcgcacgccacgcagctgtacgatagctcagtcggtagagcgtttgattttcaaccaaagggtgttgggttcaacgccatgtctaggcgaaaattaatacactttcgtaacggctaatgtgctggcaatggaaacactacagaaaagagtgaggccacgccgctttctgccattggattgcttctaaaggtgcactttcacgtgtcggaagacgctactgctaccggcagtcgtggccgagtggttaaggcgtctgacttgaaatcagattccctctgggagcgtaggttcgagtcctgccgactgcggaaattttgtagctctcaaaagatgggcgttcagctgcattctagcagttgcgtcactactaaacacgtgggtcgccggcaatgtgcagtattattggctgcagcgctacagtcgcacccagaagccacagctcatcgcctcgtcacactgccgtccaccaggtgtgagtgcaagtgtcgcctctctgggcagtgcagatgtgtccattttagcttgcagacaattacgtgtagcaatttatgagctaacgcaagtcaaatgttttagcgtgtgtatctgctagatactgcctctcacatggtagagaggctcactccttcttgtgtctcgttctctgcacacgagttgcacgtggcatcgatatagcaaaggttttctagagaaagcgaagtcaatattacatgaatcgagtcgacatgtttgcttcttacgatgatggaatcagaagaaatgtgtgtggtacttcactgcatctgctgctcgcctttcagcgtccctatgtcttatcagacgaagatgactgtgaaattggcggcgattcagaggttaacgaagacgcgcaaatctgcggacttacgtgtgagccgaaatagctcagttgggagagcgttagactgaagatctaaaggtccctggttcgatcccgggtttcggcaagcgtatgttttgaagctgatgccaatggaattgctccgagtctgtgatgatgtaggtacagccgataacaaaaatgactctatcctgtaactgttcaggttgtctagtgcttgccgtaagaggaacacagtaggcaactgcctgagaagtaagaaaatacgaaaagtcctaccgactgcgttcctttttttgtgtcaggaggtgaagaacgtctccaacggaaccgtgaaatgagcgaaaacgtgggaagcattgcattcgaaatgcttgtgaaatttccaattactcagtgagtgtcgacaaaacacgtaaatcctctactccaacgtatgagacctaacgactgctgcggtttgtttttgcattgtgtgtcagcattcttcgatagtctgctacgagcttagcgcgacacgtttgtagacagcattcaggcgacgtttaattagtaacagctccatgcagcgatagcacagctgtgaaggacatgagtcaatgtacagctgtgcatcgtgggatgttctctattgtcgtgtgagcccggatagctcagtcggtagagcattaggcttttaacctaagggtccagggttcaagtccctgttcgggcggaaattttaatactttggtagcgattcctctggtagcggtggaaacactacggaaaagaatgcagctacgccgttttctgatgccacatagctttaaaccgtagaagttgcatgtgtcggagaacctcgacctacgggcagtcgtggccgagtggttaaggcgactgactcgaaatcagattccctctgggagcgtaggttcgaatcctaccggctgcgtgcgattttgcgtaaagaggagcaaatattttcacacacgtgaacgcggttgcaaaccgatggcgccatcttcaacaagacgaaaatttccgtttaacaatactgagtgtcgcgacggctgctgcttactgtggctaccggttttcctctcactgacgctgggactgcagaaagccgtcgcaggcccacgagtgcgctcccgtcattttctcgcgtcgacgccgagttcgtgagtacacagacgtgcttggaagcgttggacagagccaacattcatttctctcttttttaagaatcgcaattcagtcattcgagtgcggaaaaagcaatggtgcagcgtttcttttcttaagatctcgcagctacttgcaagtatgtcgaccacttaagacgacagaaaactagcgtcagcggtgcgtcagtgggaagtcggtgaagtcgccattggagccataagccagtaattacgtcatgcgaatcactcgcacgccacgcagctgtacgatagctcagtcggtagagcgtttgattttcaaccaaagggtgttgggttcaacgccatgtctaggcgaaaattaatacactttcgtaacggctaatgtgctggcaatggaaacactacagaaaagagtgaggccacgccgctttctgccattggattgcttctaaaggtgcactttcacgtgtcggaagacgctactgctaccggcagtcgtggccgagtggttaaggcgtctgacttgaaatcagattccctctgggagcgtaggttcgagtcctgccgactgcggaaattttgtagctctcaaaagatgggcgttcagctgcattctagcagttgcgtcactactaaacacgtgggtcgccggcaatgtgcagtattattggctgcagcgctacagtcgcacccagaagccacagctcatcgcctcgtcacactgccgtccaccaggtgtgagtgcaagtgtcgcctctctgggcagtgcagatgtgtccattttagcttgcagacaattacgtgtagcaatttatgagctaacgcaagtcaaatgttttagcgtgtgtatctgctagatactgcctctcacatggtagagaggctcactccttcttgtgtctcgttctctgcacacgagttgcacgtggcatcgatatagcaaaggttttctagagaaagcgaagtcaatattacatgaatcgagtcgacatgtttgcttcttacgatgatggaatcagaagaaatgtgtgtggtacttcactgcatctgctgctcgcctttcagcgtccctatgtcttatcagacgaagatgactgtgaaattggcggcgattcagaggttaacgaagacgcgcaaatctgcggacttacgtgtgagccgaaatagctcagttgggagagcgttagactgaagatctaaaggtccctggttcgatcccgggtttcggcaagcgtatgttttgaagctgatgccaatggaattgctccgagtctgtgatgatgtaggtacagccgataacaaaaatgactctatcctgtaactgttcaggttgtctagtgcttgccgtaagaggaacacagtaggcaactccctgagaagtaagaaaatacgaaaagtcctaccgactgcgttcctttttttgtgtcaggaggtgaagaacgtctccaacggaaccgtgaaatgagcgaaaacgtgggaagcattgcattcgaaatgcttgtgaaatttccaattactcagtgagtgtcgacaaaacacgtaaatcctctactccaacgtatgagacctaacgactgctgcggtttgtttttgcattgtgtgtcagcattcttcgatagtctgctacgagcttagcgcgacacgtttgtagacagcattcaggcgacgtttaattagtaacagctccatgcagcgatagcacagctgtgaaggacatgagtcaatgtacagctgtgcatcgtgggatgttctctattgtcgtgtgagcccggatagctcagtcggtagagcattaggcttttaacctaagggtccagggttcaagtccctgttcgggcggaaattttaatactttggtagcgattcctctggtagcggtggaaacactacggaaaagaatgcagctacgccgttttctgatgccacatagctttaaaccgtagaagttgcatgtgtcggagaacctcgacctacgggcagtcgtggccgagtggtgtaTTAAGATATTCATCCCTAATATGGGAAAGAGGACAAAGATAGAACTTTTCAGGAGTCATCAGCCGCTCGCAAGAAAGTAACTGCGAGGCTTGCGGCAGACGACAGTATTATGGCAGATAGTGGCAAGGGACCTTACAGCAAAGAAGAACTTAAAAAGCGTTTGACACCAATGCAGTATTATGTTACTCAGGAAAAAGGAACAGAAAGGGCATTTACTGGCAAGTACAATAAAACTACAGATGCTGGAACATACAGCTGTGTTGTTTGCAATGAGGACCTATTTTCATCAGATACAAAATTTGAATCTGGCTGTGGGTGGCCAGCATTTAATGATGTTATAAACCAAGGCAAAGTTAAACTTACCAAGGATACATCTCATGGCATGGTGCGTACTGAGGTGACCTGTGCCAACTGTGGAGCTCATCTGGGCCATGTGTTCAACGATGGACCAAAGCCCACGGGAAGAAGATTCTGCATCAACAGTGCTGCACTTAATTTTCGACCACTCCATCAACCAGAGCAGTGAGCTTTGTCTTTCAGCATAGGACAGAAGATGTTTAAAAACCTTATTTCAGAATTTAAGTGATAAGAAAATGAATTTTGATTATGTCTGTGCAGGCACTAGTATGCTTTTGAAATTGATTTCATTGGTTTCACTGTTGACATGAATTGATGTAGGCCTAAATGTAACTGAAACAGTGAATATTCTGTATAGTAAATTATTGGTAATGTGAATCTCTAACCTACCATTCATTTGACATTTATTTTGTATGGCATTTGACACAAGCTTTGGTGTTGTGAATGTTTTACAGTATTTTTGGAGCATATATTTTGGATGTCTTATTACATATGCA
This region of Schistocerca gregaria isolate iqSchGreg1 unplaced genomic scaffold, iqSchGreg1.2 ptg000318l, whole genome shotgun sequence genomic DNA includes:
- the LOC126305504 gene encoding methionine-R-sulfoxide reductase B3-like, whose amino-acid sequence is MADSGKGPYSKEELKKRLTPMQYYVTQEKGTERAFTGKYNKTTDAGTYSCVVCNEDLFSSDTKFESGCGWPAFNDVINQGKVKLTKDTSHGMVRTEVTCANCGAHLGHVFNDGPKPTGRRFCINSAALNFRPLHQPEQ